In Pseudomonas asiatica, the following are encoded in one genomic region:
- a CDS encoding DUF2958 domain-containing protein produces the protein MTQPLVTAEQQAQLLAVGAARAAGRSIDPMPVVRLFTPDAHATWLLAALDPADGDTAWGLIDLGIGMPGLGHVKLFDLASIVGPHKQPVMRDRYFQPVRLLSEYLRLAEENGSITD, from the coding sequence ATGACCCAGCCGCTCGTCACCGCTGAACAGCAGGCGCAACTGCTTGCCGTCGGCGCGGCACGCGCCGCTGGCCGAAGCATCGACCCGATGCCGGTGGTGCGGCTGTTCACCCCTGACGCGCACGCCACCTGGCTGCTGGCCGCGCTCGACCCGGCCGATGGCGACACGGCCTGGGGGCTGATCGACCTGGGAATAGGCATGCCCGGCCTGGGCCATGTGAAGCTGTTCGATCTGGCGTCCATCGTCGGGCCGCACAAGCAACCTGTGATGCGCGATCGCTACTTCCAGCCGGTGCGGCTGCTGTCGGAGTACCTGCGTCTGGCCGAGGAAAACGGCTCGATCACCGACTGA